In Oryzihumus leptocrescens, the following are encoded in one genomic region:
- the rplF gene encoding 50S ribosomal protein L6 codes for MSRIGRLPVSVPAGVDVSIDGQAVTVKGPKGQLQHVVAAPITVNKAEDGAVEVKRPNDERNSRSLHGLTRTLINNMVLGVTEGYEKKMEIHGTGYRVTAKGSDLEFALGYSHPITVKAPEGISFTVENPTRFAVQGIDKQLVGEVAANIRKLRKPDPYKGKGVRYAGEQIRRKVGKAGK; via the coding sequence ATGTCCCGTATTGGACGACTTCCTGTTTCCGTGCCCGCCGGCGTCGACGTCAGCATCGACGGCCAGGCCGTCACGGTCAAGGGTCCCAAGGGTCAGCTGCAGCACGTCGTGGCTGCGCCGATCACGGTCAACAAGGCCGAGGACGGTGCCGTCGAGGTCAAGCGCCCGAACGACGAGCGCAACTCGCGTTCGCTGCACGGCCTGACCCGCACGCTGATCAACAACATGGTGCTCGGTGTGACCGAGGGCTATGAGAAGAAGATGGAGATCCACGGCACGGGTTACCGCGTGACCGCCAAGGGCAGCGACCTCGAGTTCGCCCTCGGTTACAGCCACCCGATCACCGTGAAGGCGCCCGAGGGCATCTCCTTCACCGTCGAGAACCCCACCCGCTTCGCGGTCCAGGGCATCGACAAGCAGCTGGTCGGCGAGGTCGCCGCCAACATCCGCAAGCTGCGCAAGCCCGACCCGTACAAGGGCAAGGGCGTGCGGTACGCCGGCGAGCAGATCCGTCGCAAGGTCGGAAAGGCTGGTAAGTAA
- the rpsH gene encoding 30S ribosomal protein S8: MTMTDPIADMLTRVRNANSAHHDVVSMPFSKLKSHIAEILQAEGYIAGWKVEDAEVGKTLTIDLKYGPNRERSIAGVRRVSKPGLRVYAKSTNLPKVLGGLGVAIISTSSGLLTDKQAAKKGVGGEVLAYVW; the protein is encoded by the coding sequence ATGACAATGACAGACCCGATTGCGGACATGTTGACCCGCGTCCGGAACGCCAACTCGGCGCACCACGACGTGGTCTCCATGCCGTTCTCCAAGCTCAAGTCTCACATCGCTGAGATCCTCCAGGCCGAGGGCTACATCGCCGGCTGGAAGGTCGAGGACGCCGAGGTCGGCAAGACCCTGACGATCGACCTGAAGTACGGCCCGAACCGCGAGCGTTCCATCGCCGGCGTCCGTCGGGTGTCCAAGCCCGGTCTGCGCGTCTACGCGAAGTCGACGAACCTGCCCAAGGTCCTCGGCGGTCTCGGTGTGGCCATCATTTCCACGTCGTCCGGCTTGCTCACCGACAAGCAGGCGGCCAAGAAGGGTGTAGGCGGAGAAGTCCTCGCCTACGTCTGGTAA
- a CDS encoding type Z 30S ribosomal protein S14, translated as MAKTALINKANAKPKFKVRAYTRCQRCGRPHSVYRKFGLCRVCLREMAHRGELPGVTKSSW; from the coding sequence GTGGCCAAGACCGCGCTGATCAACAAGGCGAACGCCAAGCCCAAGTTCAAGGTTCGCGCCTACACCCGCTGCCAGCGGTGCGGCCGTCCGCACTCGGTCTACCGCAAGTTCGGCCTGTGCCGTGTGTGCCTTCGCGAGATGGCCCACCGCGGCGAGCTGCCCGGTGTGACGAAGAGCAGCTGGTAA
- the rplE gene encoding 50S ribosomal protein L5, producing MTETATKPRLKARYADEIKPALLQEFGYANVMQVPGVVKVIVNMGVGDAARDAKLIEGAVRDLSAITGQKPVVTKARKSIAQFKLREGMPIGAHTTLRGDRMWEFLDRLLSVALPRIRDFRGLSPKQFDGRGNYTFGLTEQSMFHEIDQDKIDRVRGMDITVVTTATNDDEGRALLRHLGFPFKEN from the coding sequence ATGACTGAGACCGCTACCAAGCCGCGCCTGAAGGCGCGCTACGCCGACGAGATCAAGCCGGCGCTGCTGCAGGAGTTCGGCTACGCGAACGTCATGCAGGTGCCCGGTGTCGTCAAGGTGATCGTCAACATGGGTGTCGGTGACGCTGCGCGCGACGCCAAGCTCATCGAGGGCGCGGTCCGCGACCTGTCGGCCATCACCGGCCAGAAGCCGGTCGTGACCAAGGCCCGCAAGTCGATCGCGCAGTTCAAGCTCCGCGAGGGCATGCCCATCGGCGCGCACACCACGCTGCGCGGCGACCGCATGTGGGAGTTCCTGGACCGTCTGCTGTCCGTCGCCCTGCCGCGCATCCGCGACTTCCGCGGCCTGTCGCCCAAGCAGTTCGACGGCCGCGGCAACTACACGTTCGGCCTGACCGAGCAGTCGATGTTCCACGAGATCGACCAGGACAAGATCGACCGCGTCCGGGGTATGGACATCACGGTCGTCACGACGGCGACCAACGACGACGAGGGTCGTGCGCTGCTGCGTCACCTCGGATTCCCGTTCAAGGAGAACTGA
- the rplX gene encoding 50S ribosomal protein L24, whose product MAKMKIKKGDLVQVISGRAQKNGGDRGKQGKVIAVYPDTQRVLVEGINRITKHTKAGTTGRGARTGGIVTQEAPIHVSNVQIVDPETKKPTRIKTRVETVERDGKTKTVRTRVAVRSGKDL is encoded by the coding sequence ATGGCGAAGATGAAGATCAAGAAGGGTGACCTGGTTCAGGTCATCAGCGGTCGCGCGCAGAAGAACGGCGGCGACCGGGGCAAGCAGGGCAAGGTCATCGCGGTCTACCCCGACACCCAGCGCGTGCTGGTCGAGGGCATCAACCGGATCACCAAGCACACCAAGGCCGGCACCACCGGTCGTGGCGCCCGCACCGGCGGCATCGTGACCCAGGAGGCGCCGATCCACGTGAGCAACGTGCAGATCGTCGACCCGGAGACGAAGAAGCCGACCCGCATCAAGACCCGCGTCGAGACGGTGGAGCGTGACGGCAAGACCAAGACCGTCCGTACCCGCGTCGCCGTGCGTTCCGGTAAGGACCTGTGA
- the rplN gene encoding 50S ribosomal protein L14, whose product MIQQESRLRVADNTGAKEILCIRVLGGSGRRYAGIGDVIVATVKDAIPGGNVKKGDVVKAVIVRTTKERRRPDGSYIRFDENAAVILKGDGDPRGTRIFGPVGRELREKKFMKIISLAPEVL is encoded by the coding sequence GTGATCCAGCAGGAGTCGCGACTGCGTGTCGCCGACAACACCGGTGCCAAGGAGATCCTTTGCATCCGTGTTCTCGGTGGCTCGGGTCGTCGGTACGCCGGCATCGGTGACGTCATCGTCGCCACCGTCAAGGACGCCATCCCCGGCGGCAACGTCAAGAAGGGCGACGTCGTCAAGGCCGTCATCGTGCGCACCACCAAGGAGCGCCGTCGGCCGGATGGTTCCTACATCCGCTTCGACGAGAACGCGGCCGTCATCCTCAAGGGTGACGGTGACCCGCGTGGCACCCGCATCTTCGGCCCGGTGGGCCGCGAGCTGCGCGAGAAGAAGTTCATGAAGATCATCTCGCTCGCTCCGGAGGTGCTGTAA
- the rpsQ gene encoding 30S ribosomal protein S17 gives MSENKQESTVSDERNYRKTRQGYVVSDKMDKTVVVEVEDRVKHALYGKVMRRSHKVKAHDEANSAGVGDRVLIMETRPLSATKRWRVVEILERAK, from the coding sequence ATGAGCGAGAACAAGCAGGAGAGCACTGTGAGCGACGAGCGCAACTACCGCAAGACGCGCCAGGGCTACGTCGTCAGCGACAAGATGGACAAGACCGTCGTGGTCGAGGTCGAGGACCGCGTCAAGCACGCGCTCTACGGCAAGGTCATGCGTCGCAGCCACAAGGTCAAGGCGCACGACGAGGCCAACTCGGCCGGTGTCGGCGACCGCGTCCTGATCATGGAGACCCGTCCGCTCTCGGCCACCAAGCGCTGGCGCGTGGTGGAGATCCTCGAGCGCGCCAAGTAA
- the rpmC gene encoding 50S ribosomal protein L29 → MAVGSKDLTPSSLRGLEDDRLVDELRKAKEELFNLRFQSATGQLENHGRLRAVRKDIARIYTEMRERELNIGRSEKAE, encoded by the coding sequence ATGGCAGTCGGTTCCAAGGACCTGACTCCCTCCTCGCTGCGTGGTCTCGAGGACGACCGTCTGGTCGACGAGCTGCGCAAGGCCAAGGAGGAGCTGTTCAACCTCCGCTTCCAGTCGGCCACCGGTCAGCTGGAGAACCACGGCCGTCTGCGCGCCGTCCGCAAGGACATCGCCCGGATCTACACCGAGATGCGTGAGCGCGAGCTCAACATCGGTCGGTCCGAGAAGGCGGAGTGA
- the rplP gene encoding 50S ribosomal protein L16 produces the protein MLIPRRVKHRKQHHPGRSGAAKGGTTIAFGDYGIQALEPAYVTNRQIESARIAMTRYIKRGGKVWINIYPDRPLTKKPAETRMGSGKGSPEWWIANVKPGRVMFELSGVPEPIAREAMRLAMHKLPMKCRFVRREGGDI, from the coding sequence ATGTTGATTCCTCGTCGAGTCAAGCACCGCAAGCAGCACCACCCGGGTCGTTCCGGCGCTGCCAAGGGCGGCACCACGATCGCGTTCGGTGACTACGGCATCCAGGCCCTCGAGCCCGCCTACGTGACCAACCGTCAGATCGAGTCCGCTCGTATCGCGATGACCCGTTACATCAAGCGTGGCGGAAAGGTCTGGATCAACATCTACCCGGACCGCCCGCTCACCAAGAAGCCCGCCGAGACCCGCATGGGTTCCGGTAAGGGTTCCCCGGAGTGGTGGATCGCCAACGTGAAGCCGGGTCGTGTCATGTTCGAGCTCTCCGGTGTTCCGGAGCCCATCGCCCGTGAGGCCATGCGTCTGGCGATGCACAAGCTGCCGATGAAGTGCCGCTTCGTTCGGCGTGAGGGTGGTGACATCTGA
- the rpsC gene encoding 30S ribosomal protein S3, which translates to MGQKVNPHGFRLGITTEHKSRWFADSTKTGQRYRDYVKEDVAIRKLMSSGMERAGISRVEIERTRDRVRVDIHTARPGIVIGRRGAEADRIRGELEKLTGKQVQLNILEVKNPETDAQLVAQGIAEQLSARVSFRRAMRKGMQSALRAGAKGIRVQCSGRLGGAEMSRSEFYREGRVPLHTLRANIDYGFYEARTTFGRIGVKVWIYKGDVTAKELAREQAAAPRPARGPRRDGAERPARGRRPARTEATEAPASEAPATTEAPAASTEGAES; encoded by the coding sequence ATGGGTCAGAAGGTCAACCCGCACGGCTTCCGCCTGGGCATCACGACCGAGCACAAGAGCCGGTGGTTCGCCGACAGCACCAAGACGGGTCAGCGTTACCGCGACTACGTCAAGGAGGACGTCGCGATCCGCAAGCTCATGTCCTCGGGCATGGAGCGGGCCGGCATCTCCCGTGTGGAGATCGAGCGCACGCGTGACCGCGTCCGCGTCGACATCCACACCGCCCGTCCGGGCATCGTCATCGGTCGCCGTGGCGCCGAGGCGGACCGGATCCGTGGCGAGCTGGAGAAGCTCACCGGCAAGCAGGTCCAGCTGAACATCCTCGAGGTCAAGAACCCCGAGACCGACGCTCAGCTGGTCGCCCAGGGCATCGCCGAGCAGCTCTCGGCCCGTGTCTCCTTCCGCCGCGCGATGCGCAAGGGCATGCAGTCCGCCCTGCGCGCCGGCGCCAAGGGCATCCGGGTGCAGTGCTCCGGCCGTCTCGGCGGCGCCGAGATGTCCCGCTCGGAGTTCTACCGCGAGGGTCGTGTGCCGCTGCACACGCTGCGCGCGAACATCGACTACGGCTTCTACGAGGCCCGTACGACGTTCGGCCGCATCGGCGTGAAGGTCTGGATCTACAAGGGTGACGTCACGGCCAAGGAGCTCGCCCGCGAGCAGGCCGCCGCGCCGCGCCCGGCGCGTGGTCCCCGTCGTGACGGCGCCGAGCGTCCGGCCCGCGGCCGTCGCCCCGCCCGCACCGAGGCCACCGAGGCCCCGGCCAGCGAGGCCCCCGCGACGACCGAGGCTCCGGCTGCGAGCACCGAGGGAGCTGAGTCCTGA
- the rplV gene encoding 50S ribosomal protein L22, whose translation MEAKAQARHVRVTPQKARRVVDLIRGKQATEAVAVLQFAPQAASEPIRKVLESAIANARVKADKANEAFDERGLVISAAYVDEGPTMKRFRPRAQGRAYRIRKRTSHITVHVALPENATKGGTR comes from the coding sequence ATGGAAGCCAAGGCGCAGGCGCGGCACGTCCGTGTCACGCCCCAGAAGGCCCGCCGCGTCGTGGACCTGATCCGTGGCAAGCAGGCGACCGAGGCCGTGGCGGTGCTGCAGTTCGCACCGCAGGCCGCGAGCGAGCCGATTCGCAAGGTGCTCGAGAGCGCCATTGCGAACGCTCGCGTGAAGGCCGACAAGGCAAATGAAGCATTCGACGAGCGTGGCCTGGTCATCAGCGCCGCCTACGTCGACGAAGGTCCGACGATGAAGCGGTTCCGGCCGCGTGCTCAGGGTCGTGCCTACCGCATCCGCAAGCGCACCAGCCACATCACCGTGCACGTTGCGCTGCCGGAGAACGCGACTAAGGGAGGAACCCGCTAA